The genome window ATGCTCCTGAAAGCGAGCTCAGATCTCGCTCCGGACCGATGCCTGGTTGCACTCGATACAGGTAAGAAAACCTTCAGGCATGAAAAATTCGAAGGGTACAAGGCTAAAAGGCTGTCCCCTCCCGGAGAACTGGTGCAGCAGATCCCCAGGATCAAGGAACTGATTCCTCTGATGGGCTGGGTGCCTGTGGAAGCAGAAGGCTTAGAAGCT of Candidatus Wallbacteria bacterium contains these proteins:
- a CDS encoding DNA polymerase I, which codes for MKILIVDGFNLIFRGFFAMFKSNLRNRSGFPTGAIHAFFNMLLKASSDLAPDRCLVALDTGKKTFRHEKFEGYKAKRLSPPGELVQQIPRIKELIPLMGWVPVEAEGLEA